A DNA window from Bradyrhizobium barranii subsp. barranii contains the following coding sequences:
- a CDS encoding HlyD family secretion protein — protein MTVHTTPSAATQIAIPATVPEGVLPTTATGVRRQKLNLRKLLLMGAAIVALAGASWYGYDYWTVGQYLVSTDDAYVKADNTTIAPKVSGYLDRVLVGDNEHVKAGQVLARIDDRDFRVALDQAKADVAAANATVTSKQAQLEVQQAVIAAARATIDVDNAAKVFAKQENKRYTDLAATGFGSVQNAQQAQARDAGADAAIQRDIANLTSALKQVDLLNAEILQARAAAARAAALQRQAELNLGYTTIVSPIDGVVGNRSLRVGQFVQAGTQLMAIVPAEGAYVVANFKETQLTHVQAGQAVDIEVDTFPGQVVHGHVDSIAPASGQEFALLPPDNATGNFTKVVQRIPVKIALDAAHGPAIALRPGMSVIPTIATRSTAPTANAAAAPKANVKAKLVSGGSCHVKQPLTFDAGNTGRDA, from the coding sequence ATGACCGTCCACACCACCCCATCTGCTGCGACCCAAATCGCTATTCCAGCAACCGTGCCGGAGGGCGTCCTGCCCACCACGGCAACCGGCGTCCGCCGGCAAAAACTCAATCTCCGCAAGCTGTTGCTGATGGGCGCGGCGATCGTCGCGCTGGCCGGCGCGAGCTGGTACGGCTACGACTACTGGACCGTTGGGCAGTACCTCGTCTCCACCGATGACGCCTATGTGAAGGCCGACAACACCACGATCGCGCCGAAGGTCAGCGGCTACCTCGACCGCGTCCTGGTCGGCGATAACGAGCATGTGAAGGCCGGCCAGGTGCTCGCCAGGATCGACGATCGCGACTTCCGGGTCGCGCTCGACCAGGCCAAGGCCGATGTCGCCGCCGCGAATGCGACGGTGACGAGCAAGCAAGCGCAGCTCGAGGTCCAGCAAGCCGTGATCGCGGCGGCAAGAGCGACCATCGATGTCGACAATGCCGCGAAGGTTTTCGCGAAGCAGGAGAACAAGCGCTACACCGATCTCGCGGCAACGGGTTTCGGCAGCGTGCAGAACGCGCAGCAGGCGCAAGCGCGCGACGCCGGCGCAGACGCGGCGATCCAGCGCGATATCGCCAATCTCACCTCCGCCTTGAAGCAGGTCGATCTCCTCAACGCCGAGATATTGCAAGCCCGGGCCGCCGCCGCACGCGCGGCCGCACTCCAGCGTCAGGCCGAGCTCAATCTGGGCTACACCACGATCGTCTCCCCGATCGACGGCGTGGTCGGCAACCGCTCCTTGCGCGTCGGCCAGTTCGTACAGGCGGGCACGCAGCTGATGGCCATCGTGCCGGCCGAGGGCGCCTATGTGGTCGCCAACTTCAAGGAGACGCAGCTCACCCACGTGCAGGCCGGCCAGGCCGTCGATATCGAGGTCGACACCTTCCCGGGCCAGGTCGTGCACGGCCACGTCGATTCCATCGCGCCGGCGAGCGGCCAGGAATTCGCGCTGCTGCCGCCCGACAACGCCACCGGCAATTTCACCAAGGTGGTGCAACGCATCCCCGTCAAGATCGCGCTCGATGCCGCGCACGGTCCCGCGATCGCGCTGCGGCCGGGCATGTCCGTGATCCCAACCATTGCAACACGTTCGACCGCGCCGACCGCCAATGCGGCCGCGGCGCCAAAGGCAAACGTAAAGGCGAAGCTCGTTTCCGGAGGGTCGTGCCATGTCAAACAGCCTCTCACTTTCGACGCCGGCAACACTGGCCGCGACGCCTGA
- a CDS encoding tannase/feruloyl esterase family alpha/beta hydrolase: MTRKNAKRCALLVGAAVALSANAVSAATLAEDAEMVCKSLAGGADAVKIVSATLLAPSQLAVAERGPTPSGRITPANPGFCKVLGHIDPTDPKAPPIKFQVNLPVEWNGRSVQYGGGGFNGVLITGLGLPPAYPFDKPSPLARGFVTYGTDSGHESKPGEPPQLFALNDEAFENFAHRAYKKVRDAAVGLMERAYGKKPEKMYFMGSSEGGREGLTMAQRYPDDFDGIFARVPVINWVGLQHAGTRSGLVTMGEGWINPAQVKLVADSVRQACDKADGSDNALVQDPVACNAAFKVETLRCAAGQSGDQCLTDAQIKAVNTLHGTYKFPFALANGLDDYPGWGVSGEDAAAIGPTGGWVAWWLGTAPPAQPPAPNNGIAWIYGAGGIQHVFARDPKLDVTTYKVEEHKARLLEVSSLMDSTDPDLSRFRGRGGRLIMLEHMADYAQSPYAGIRYFESVERKLGKAETAEFARLYTAPGVDHVGSGAPANVDMLSALVEWVEQGKGPGDLEVSEQKVEAPTFATLRALPLCRWPSWPHYKSGPVTEASSFTCAP, from the coding sequence ATGACGCGAAAGAACGCGAAGCGGTGTGCATTGCTCGTGGGTGCGGCGGTCGCGCTGAGTGCGAATGCCGTGTCGGCGGCGACGCTGGCGGAGGATGCGGAGATGGTCTGCAAAAGCCTCGCTGGCGGCGCCGATGCCGTGAAGATCGTTTCCGCGACATTGCTGGCGCCGTCGCAACTGGCTGTCGCCGAGCGCGGGCCGACGCCGTCTGGGCGCATCACGCCGGCCAATCCCGGTTTCTGCAAGGTGCTGGGTCACATCGACCCAACCGATCCCAAGGCGCCGCCGATTAAATTCCAGGTCAACCTTCCCGTCGAATGGAACGGGCGCTCCGTTCAGTATGGCGGTGGGGGCTTTAACGGCGTGCTGATCACCGGCCTTGGGCTGCCGCCGGCCTATCCGTTCGACAAGCCGTCGCCGCTGGCGCGCGGCTTCGTCACCTACGGCACCGATTCCGGCCATGAGTCCAAGCCAGGCGAGCCGCCGCAACTGTTCGCGCTGAATGACGAAGCCTTCGAGAATTTCGCCCACCGTGCCTACAAGAAGGTGCGCGACGCCGCGGTTGGGCTGATGGAGCGCGCCTACGGCAAGAAGCCGGAGAAGATGTACTTCATGGGCTCCTCCGAGGGCGGCCGCGAAGGCCTCACCATGGCGCAGCGCTACCCCGACGATTTCGACGGCATCTTCGCCCGCGTGCCCGTGATCAACTGGGTCGGTCTGCAGCATGCCGGTACGCGCTCGGGCCTTGTGACCATGGGCGAGGGCTGGATCAATCCGGCGCAGGTCAAGCTCGTGGCCGATTCCGTGCGGCAGGCTTGCGACAAGGCCGACGGCTCCGATAATGCGCTGGTGCAGGACCCCGTAGCCTGCAACGCAGCGTTCAAGGTCGAGACGCTGCGTTGTGCGGCGGGCCAGAGCGGCGATCAGTGCCTCACCGATGCACAGATCAAGGCCGTGAACACGCTGCACGGGACCTACAAATTCCCGTTCGCGCTCGCCAACGGGCTCGACGATTATCCGGGCTGGGGCGTGTCGGGCGAGGATGCGGCGGCGATCGGACCGACCGGTGGCTGGGTGGCGTGGTGGCTTGGCACAGCGCCACCCGCGCAGCCGCCTGCCCCCAACAACGGCATCGCCTGGATCTACGGCGCCGGCGGCATTCAACATGTGTTCGCACGCGATCCCAAGCTCGACGTCACCACCTACAAGGTCGAGGAGCACAAGGCGCGGCTGCTAGAGGTCTCGAGCCTGATGGATTCGACCGATCCCGATCTCAGCCGGTTTCGCGGACGCGGCGGCCGGCTCATCATGCTTGAGCACATGGCTGACTATGCGCAGAGCCCATATGCCGGCATCCGCTATTTCGAGAGCGTCGAACGCAAGCTCGGCAAGGCCGAGACGGCGGAATTCGCGCGGCTCTACACCGCGCCCGGCGTCGACCACGTCGGCTCCGGCGCGCCGGCCAATGTCGACATGCTCAGCGCGCTGGTCGAGTGGGTCGAGCAGGGCAAGGGACCCGGCGACCTCGAGGTCAGCGAGCAGAAGGTCGAGGCGCCCACGTTCGCAACGCTCCGCGCGCTGCCGCTGTGCCGCTGGCCGTCTTGGCCGCACTACAAGAGCGGCCCAGTGACGGAGGCGTCGAGTTTTACTTGCGCACCGTGA
- a CDS encoding MarR family winged helix-turn-helix transcriptional regulator, whose product MRNKEAAARHHRLIYLLNVAQRRLQRWMAAQPQNEVTPAQAGLLFILGKQDGVLMGEAGAALDMGPAGISGLVDRSAAARLVERRADREDGRAWRVWLTPKGRTVLAQAKTDAAQINAALTDGFTSAEIDIVARWLTSIQDKFPRPSDD is encoded by the coding sequence ATGCGAAATAAAGAAGCCGCAGCGAGGCATCATCGGCTGATTTACCTCCTGAACGTCGCGCAACGCCGTTTGCAGCGCTGGATGGCGGCGCAGCCGCAGAACGAGGTCACGCCGGCGCAGGCGGGGCTGTTGTTCATCCTCGGCAAGCAGGACGGCGTGCTGATGGGCGAGGCAGGCGCGGCGCTCGATATGGGGCCGGCCGGAATTTCAGGGCTCGTCGATCGCAGTGCTGCGGCGAGGCTGGTCGAGCGGCGGGCCGATCGCGAGGACGGCCGGGCCTGGCGCGTATGGCTGACGCCGAAGGGGCGCACCGTGCTGGCGCAGGCGAAGACTGACGCGGCGCAGATCAACGCCGCGCTGACGGATGGATTTACCAGCGCGGAGATCGACATCGTCGCGCGCTGGCTGACCAGCATTCAGGACAAGTTTCCAAGACCTTCAGACGACTAA
- a CDS encoding patatin-like phospholipase family protein: MERDAVLIDLALQGGGSHGAFTWGVLDRLLEEKWLTIAAISGTSAGAMNAAVLADGWIAGGADGARDALEKYWRRVSKAAAFSPLQRSPLDRLMGRWTLDTSPFYILTDLMSRVLSPYDLNPTGYNPLRAVLAESIDFERLASSPIKLFVTATRVRTGRGRIFRNAEITADVLLASACLPTMFRAIEIDGEPYWDGGFAGNPTITPLIRESDAHDTILVQINPTETLEEPRTAAEILNRLNEISFNSPLMKELRMIALLRQAADPGSGEGARWAKMRTHRVKSDMLAKFGASSKLNAEWEFVSMLRAEGRLAADAFLAAHGADIGRQSTADLDVLLSEC, encoded by the coding sequence ATGGAACGGGACGCCGTACTGATCGATCTCGCGCTTCAAGGTGGCGGCTCGCACGGCGCCTTCACCTGGGGCGTGCTCGACCGTCTTCTGGAAGAGAAGTGGCTCACCATCGCCGCGATCTCCGGCACCTCCGCGGGCGCGATGAATGCGGCCGTGCTCGCAGACGGGTGGATCGCGGGTGGCGCCGACGGCGCGCGCGACGCGCTCGAAAAATACTGGCGCCGCGTTTCGAAGGCTGCCGCCTTTAGTCCGCTCCAGCGCTCGCCGCTCGATCGATTGATGGGGCGCTGGACGCTCGATACGTCGCCCTTCTACATCCTCACCGATTTGATGTCGCGCGTGCTGTCGCCCTACGATCTCAATCCGACCGGCTACAATCCGCTGCGCGCGGTGCTGGCCGAGAGCATCGATTTCGAGCGGCTCGCGAGCTCGCCAATAAAGCTGTTCGTCACCGCGACGCGGGTGCGCACCGGCCGCGGCCGCATCTTCCGCAACGCCGAGATCACGGCGGACGTGCTGCTGGCATCGGCCTGCCTGCCGACCATGTTCCGCGCGATCGAGATCGACGGCGAGCCCTATTGGGACGGCGGCTTCGCCGGCAACCCCACGATAACGCCGCTCATTCGCGAAAGCGATGCGCACGACACGATCCTGGTGCAGATCAATCCGACCGAAACGCTCGAAGAGCCGCGGACGGCTGCGGAGATTCTCAATCGATTGAACGAGATTTCGTTCAATTCGCCCCTGATGAAGGAATTGCGCATGATCGCGCTGCTGCGCCAGGCGGCCGACCCCGGCAGCGGCGAGGGCGCGCGCTGGGCAAAGATGCGGACCCACCGCGTCAAGAGCGACATGCTGGCGAAGTTCGGCGCGTCATCCAAGCTCAACGCCGAATGGGAGTTCGTCTCGATGCTGCGCGCCGAGGGGCGCCTGGCCGCGGACGCGTTTCTCGCCGCGCACGGTGCCGACATCGGCCGGCAATCGACCGCCGATCTCGACGTCCTGCTGTCGGAGTGCTGA
- a CDS encoding enoyl-CoA hydratase: protein MTEHVRIENNNGILTLTLARPDKKNALTDAMYGKLADTIESAEFDPSARVILIRGEGDMFTAGNDVGEFAAVAAGKSEGSRNVVRFIQSLARCTRPLVAAVQGRAVGVGTTMLLHCDLVVLADNAQLSTPFVSLALVPEAASSLLMPARIGYARAYEMFALGETVPARSALEWGLANRVVPLDKLDAGALALAQRLARQPAGALTATKKLMRNGEALVAQMQAESEQFGLRLRTAEAREAFTAFAERRPPDFTKVA from the coding sequence ATGACCGAGCATGTCCGGATAGAGAACAACAACGGAATTCTCACTCTCACGCTGGCGCGCCCCGACAAGAAGAACGCGCTGACGGATGCGATGTACGGCAAGCTCGCCGACACGATCGAATCCGCCGAGTTCGATCCGTCCGCCCGCGTGATCCTGATCCGCGGCGAGGGTGACATGTTCACCGCCGGCAACGATGTCGGCGAATTCGCCGCCGTGGCAGCCGGCAAGTCCGAAGGCAGCCGCAACGTCGTGCGCTTCATCCAGTCGCTGGCGCGCTGCACTCGGCCGCTGGTCGCGGCCGTGCAGGGCCGCGCCGTCGGCGTCGGCACCACGATGCTGCTGCATTGCGACCTCGTGGTGCTCGCCGACAACGCGCAATTGTCGACGCCCTTCGTCAGCCTCGCGCTGGTGCCGGAGGCCGCCTCCAGCCTGCTGATGCCGGCGCGCATCGGCTACGCCCGCGCCTACGAGATGTTCGCGCTGGGCGAGACCGTACCGGCGAGGTCGGCGCTGGAATGGGGCCTTGCCAATCGCGTGGTGCCGCTCGACAAGCTCGATGCCGGGGCGCTCGCGCTGGCGCAGCGTCTTGCCCGCCAGCCGGCTGGCGCGCTCACGGCCACCAAGAAGCTGATGCGCAATGGCGAGGCGCTGGTCGCGCAGATGCAGGCCGAAAGCGAGCAGTTCGGACTGCGTTTGCGCACCGCTGAGGCGCGTGAAGCCTTCACCGCTTTCGCCGAGCGCCGGCCGCCGGATTTCACCAAGGTTGCCTGA
- a CDS encoding DHA2 family efflux MFS transporter permease subunit, with protein sequence MSNSLSLSTPATLAATPDPAIADPNRASAAIWIAVLAAMIGSFMAILNIQITNASLANIEGGIGTGADNGSWISTSYLIGEIIVIPLTDYLSRVFSFRRYMLASATLFAAFSVACAFTHDLPSMIAMRGLQGFAGGVLIPMAFTLVLTKLPKPQQPVGLAIFALSVTFAPAIGPTIGGYLTENYGWRTIFFVNVIPTAVMVAALYLTLEKQKMQLGLLKEGDWAGIFTMAIGLSALQAVLEEGNKDDWFSSPFIVKLAIIAAVGLTLFVTIELTIEKPLIRLRLLTQRNFGFGTIAMTMVGFALFGSVYILPAYLGQAQGYNAEQIGNVLAWTGLPQLVLIPLIPKLMQRFDTRYIAITGLLIFAYSCFMNTAMSPDYAGDQLWIPNIVRAVGQAMVLTPLTSVLTGGIAPQDAAAASGISNMFRNLGGAIGTATLATIITKREQFHSNIIGQSVTLGREEVRTRIAQMTDYFMAHGVPDPHAAREQAIIALGKTVKRQALVMGYSDAFAVIGAVLVLAAIAVVLTRRVKAAGGPAH encoded by the coding sequence ATGTCAAACAGCCTCTCACTTTCGACGCCGGCAACACTGGCCGCGACGCCTGATCCGGCAATAGCCGACCCGAACCGCGCGAGTGCCGCGATCTGGATCGCCGTGCTCGCCGCCATGATCGGCTCGTTCATGGCGATCCTGAACATCCAGATCACCAACGCCTCGCTGGCCAACATCGAGGGCGGCATCGGTACCGGCGCCGACAACGGCTCCTGGATCTCGACGTCGTATCTGATCGGCGAGATCATCGTGATCCCCCTGACCGACTATTTGAGCCGCGTGTTCTCGTTCCGCCGCTACATGCTGGCGAGCGCGACGCTGTTCGCGGCGTTCTCGGTCGCCTGCGCCTTCACACATGATTTGCCGTCGATGATCGCAATGCGCGGCCTGCAGGGCTTTGCCGGCGGCGTGCTGATCCCGATGGCGTTCACGCTGGTGCTGACCAAGCTGCCGAAGCCGCAGCAGCCGGTGGGTCTTGCGATCTTCGCGCTGTCCGTCACCTTTGCACCCGCGATCGGACCGACCATCGGCGGCTATCTCACGGAGAATTACGGCTGGCGTACGATCTTCTTCGTCAACGTAATTCCGACCGCGGTGATGGTGGCCGCGCTCTATCTGACGCTGGAGAAGCAGAAGATGCAGCTCGGTCTCTTGAAGGAGGGCGACTGGGCCGGCATCTTCACCATGGCGATCGGGCTGTCGGCACTGCAGGCCGTGCTGGAGGAAGGCAACAAGGATGACTGGTTTTCCTCGCCCTTCATCGTCAAGCTGGCGATCATCGCGGCCGTCGGCCTCACGCTGTTCGTCACGATCGAGCTCACGATCGAGAAGCCGCTGATCCGGCTGCGCCTGCTGACACAGCGTAATTTCGGCTTCGGTACCATTGCGATGACGATGGTCGGCTTCGCGCTGTTCGGCTCGGTCTATATCCTGCCCGCCTATCTCGGCCAGGCGCAGGGCTACAATGCGGAGCAGATCGGCAATGTGCTGGCCTGGACCGGCCTGCCGCAACTCGTGCTGATCCCGCTGATCCCGAAGCTGATGCAGCGCTTCGACACGCGCTACATCGCCATCACCGGACTTCTGATCTTCGCCTATAGCTGCTTCATGAACACGGCGATGTCGCCGGACTATGCCGGCGACCAGCTCTGGATTCCGAACATCGTGCGCGCCGTCGGCCAGGCCATGGTGCTGACGCCGCTAACCTCGGTGCTGACAGGCGGCATCGCGCCGCAGGACGCGGCCGCGGCTTCCGGCATCAGCAACATGTTCCGCAATCTCGGCGGCGCGATCGGCACGGCGACGCTCGCGACCATCATCACCAAGCGCGAGCAGTTCCACTCCAACATCATCGGCCAGTCGGTCACGCTCGGCCGCGAGGAAGTCCGCACCCGCATCGCGCAGATGACGGATTACTTCATGGCCCACGGCGTGCCAGACCCTCACGCGGCGCGCGAGCAGGCCATCATCGCACTCGGCAAGACGGTCAAGCGCCAGGCGCTGGTGATGGGCTATTCCGACGCCTTTGCGGTGATCGGCGCGGTGCTGGTGCTCGCGGCGATCGCGGTGGTGCTGACGCGGCGCGTCAAAGCGGCCGGCGGCCCGGCACATTAG
- a CDS encoding TetR/AcrR family transcriptional regulator, which produces MAQAKPSGECRPRGRPQLRSDEETRRIVFDAARNAFAVDGYAATSTEELARRSGISTKTLYRLFPGKAALFEAMCADRLEQLLSAVDLQGSDEVDIETGLRAALLACADLALDPEVVALQRMVLQESAAFPELAANFYNNGISRTVRTLAGWLRVQVKRKRIAIDDAEEVAGMLIGMVASAPQRAAIYGGMPLPSRKQIERRVQTCASLFLDGCRAA; this is translated from the coding sequence ATGGCTCAGGCAAAACCTTCAGGTGAATGCCGCCCCCGCGGGCGGCCGCAACTGCGCAGCGACGAGGAGACGAGGCGGATCGTCTTCGATGCAGCGCGCAACGCCTTCGCCGTCGACGGCTATGCCGCGACCAGCACCGAAGAGCTGGCACGCCGCTCCGGCATCTCGACCAAGACGCTCTATCGCCTGTTTCCGGGCAAGGCCGCACTGTTCGAGGCGATGTGCGCGGACAGGCTCGAGCAGCTGCTCTCCGCCGTCGATCTGCAAGGAAGCGACGAGGTCGATATCGAGACCGGCCTGCGTGCCGCGCTGCTGGCCTGCGCCGATCTCGCACTCGATCCGGAGGTCGTGGCGCTGCAGCGCATGGTGCTGCAGGAATCCGCCGCGTTCCCCGAGCTCGCCGCCAACTTCTACAACAACGGCATTTCCCGCACCGTCAGGACGCTCGCGGGCTGGCTGCGCGTCCAGGTCAAGCGCAAGCGCATCGCCATCGACGATGCGGAGGAAGTTGCCGGCATGCTGATCGGCATGGTCGCATCGGCGCCGCAGCGCGCGGCGATCTATGGCGGCATGCCGCTGCCGTCACGCAAGCAGATCGAGCGCCGCGTGCAGACCTGCGCGTCCCTGTTCCTCGATGGCTGCCGCGCCGCGTAG
- a CDS encoding GntP family permease has protein sequence MGLLGLLVGLALLVLFAFRGWSVLLLAPFAALVAALFGGEPLLANLTQVFMVHAAGFLAQFFPIFLLGAVFGKLMDDSGAVTSVAAFMAERLGERRVILAVVLAGAAVTYGGVSLFVAFFVIVPMARSLFRAASIPRRLIPAAIVLGTSTFTMSALPGTPSIQNAIPMPFFGTTPFAAPGLGIIASLIMLVTGLWWLHRAEAAARRAGEGYGDDIEGATERAAADELVRERATTAREFDPAELQHGQRSERPSPVWSAIAPLIVVVIVNLVMSLVVLPRLDVSYLAEQRFGETTLAAVAGVWSVAVALTAAIVTTIVLNRARLPALRRTMDAGANASVLPAFSVASLVGFGAVVASLPAFTIVRDWVLAIEGGPLVSLAVATNILAALTGSASGGLTIALDALGQTYVELAARTGIAPALMHRVAVIGSGTLDILPHNGAVVSLLAICGLTHRDSYFDIVMVGIATSLLALVAVIALGSALGSF, from the coding sequence ATGGGTCTTCTCGGCCTCCTCGTCGGGCTCGCCCTGCTCGTCCTGTTCGCTTTTCGCGGCTGGAGCGTGCTTCTGCTGGCGCCGTTCGCGGCGCTCGTTGCCGCGTTGTTCGGCGGCGAGCCGCTGCTTGCGAACCTGACCCAGGTGTTCATGGTGCATGCAGCCGGATTTCTGGCCCAGTTCTTCCCGATCTTCCTGCTTGGCGCGGTCTTCGGCAAGCTGATGGACGATAGCGGCGCGGTCACGTCGGTCGCCGCCTTCATGGCGGAGCGCCTCGGCGAGCGTCGCGTGATCCTGGCGGTGGTGCTCGCCGGTGCCGCGGTGACCTATGGCGGCGTCAGCCTGTTCGTTGCATTTTTCGTCATCGTTCCCATGGCCCGTTCGCTGTTTCGCGCGGCTTCAATCCCGCGTCGCCTGATCCCGGCTGCTATCGTGCTGGGGACGTCGACCTTCACCATGTCGGCGTTGCCGGGCACGCCGTCGATCCAGAATGCGATCCCGATGCCGTTCTTCGGCACGACGCCGTTCGCAGCGCCTGGTCTCGGCATCATCGCCTCCCTCATCATGCTCGTGACAGGGTTGTGGTGGCTGCACCGCGCTGAAGCCGCAGCGCGCCGTGCTGGAGAAGGCTATGGCGACGATATCGAGGGCGCGACCGAGCGCGCCGCCGCCGACGAGCTCGTGCGCGAGCGCGCCACGACCGCGCGCGAGTTCGATCCGGCGGAACTCCAGCACGGTCAGCGCAGCGAGCGGCCGTCGCCCGTGTGGAGTGCGATCGCGCCGCTGATCGTGGTCGTCATCGTGAATTTGGTGATGTCGCTCGTGGTGCTGCCGCGGCTCGATGTCAGCTATCTCGCCGAGCAGCGTTTTGGTGAAACGACGCTCGCGGCCGTCGCAGGCGTGTGGTCGGTCGCGGTCGCGCTGACTGCGGCCATCGTCACGACCATCGTGCTGAACCGGGCCCGCCTGCCGGCGCTTCGCCGCACCATGGACGCCGGGGCCAATGCATCCGTCCTGCCCGCGTTCAGCGTCGCCAGCCTTGTCGGATTCGGCGCTGTCGTCGCCTCGCTGCCGGCATTCACGATCGTGCGCGACTGGGTGCTTGCGATCGAAGGCGGACCGCTGGTCTCGCTAGCGGTTGCGACCAACATCCTGGCCGCTCTGACCGGGTCGGCGTCAGGCGGCCTGACCATTGCCCTCGACGCGCTCGGCCAAACTTATGTCGAGCTCGCCGCGCGCACCGGCATAGCCCCTGCGCTGATGCACCGCGTGGCGGTGATCGGCTCGGGGACGCTCGACATCCTGCCGCACAATGGCGCGGTGGTCAGCCTGCTCGCGATCTGCGGCCTGACGCACCGTGACAGCTATTTCGACATCGTGATGGTCGGCATCGCGACGTCGCTGCTGGCGCTGGTGGCCGTAATCGCATTGGGCAGCGCGCTGGGATCGTTCTGA